Part of the Bacillus sp. THAF10 genome is shown below.
TTTAAAAGGGCGTTAAGGTTTTCAAAGGATCAAATTAGAAATTTAACAAGAATACACGAGAATTTTGCTAGATTACTGACTACCTATTTCTCAGCGCAATTGCGCACGTATATTCAGATTAGTGTTGCTTCAGTTGATCAGCTTCCTTATGAAGAATTTATTCGGTCCATTCCAAAGATGACCATATTAAATGTCTTTGAGGTAGCTCCACTTGAAGGCAGGGTTGTGCTTGAAATAAACCCTACCATTGCCTATGCGATGCTAGATAGACAGCTAGGTGGCAAAGGGTCAGGAGTAAATAAGGTAGACAGCTTAACTGAGATAGAGACAAGGCTAATGACATCCCTTTTTGAAGGGGCTATTGAGAACTTTGGAGAAGCATGGGATAACATTGCTACTATCCAGCCCATTCTAACTGATTTAGAAGTGAATCCCCAGTTTCTGCAAATGGTTTCTCCAAATGAAACAGTTATTGTCATTTCAATGAATATTACGATTGGGGATGTAACAGGAGTAATAAACATCTGTATTCCACATGTAGTGCTAGAACCAGTAATACCTAAGCT
Proteins encoded:
- the fliM gene encoding flagellar motor switch protein FliM, with amino-acid sequence MSTEIMSQSEIDALLSALSTGEMNAEELKKEQQDKKVKVYDFKRALRFSKDQIRNLTRIHENFARLLTTYFSAQLRTYIQISVASVDQLPYEEFIRSIPKMTILNVFEVAPLEGRVVLEINPTIAYAMLDRQLGGKGSGVNKVDSLTEIETRLMTSLFEGAIENFGEAWDNIATIQPILTDLEVNPQFLQMVSPNETVIVISMNITIGDVTGVINICIPHVVLEPVIPKLTAHYWMEEKNKVRQPHEIAALEKAIRATPLMVSAELGTSEISFADLLNISIGDVIALDQKIDSPIILNVDSKPTFKAQVGQVKKNLAVQIIEKIKEGSEDDE